A stretch of the Streptomyces ortus genome encodes the following:
- a CDS encoding AraC family transcriptional regulator, giving the protein MAGVGQERARHWRYAELPGVDLLRARYVRKTFVRHTHENFVIAAISDGVEVFHHGGADQYAAAGALALVNPDTPHTGRAGVPEGWRYGAVYPSPELVAEIAAETTVLRGAPGFVNPVVDDPYSVGLVHQVLRAADEGNALAADTLLRVAVTRLLRINGGTLPQRVVRTAGARAAARARAVLEERMVRPPTLEQLAGELGTGSFALLRAFRDAYGMPPHAWLTDVRVRRARRLLDAGVVPAEVALAVGFTDQPHLNRHFTRIVGVPPGAYQRERKNVQDP; this is encoded by the coding sequence ATGGCGGGTGTGGGGCAGGAGCGGGCTCGGCACTGGCGGTATGCGGAGCTGCCCGGTGTCGATCTGCTGCGTGCCCGGTATGTGCGGAAGACCTTTGTCCGGCATACGCACGAGAACTTCGTCATCGCCGCCATCTCCGACGGGGTGGAGGTCTTCCATCACGGTGGGGCCGATCAGTACGCCGCGGCCGGGGCCCTCGCGCTGGTCAATCCCGACACTCCGCACACGGGGCGTGCCGGGGTTCCCGAGGGCTGGCGGTACGGAGCGGTCTATCCGTCGCCCGAGCTGGTGGCGGAGATCGCCGCCGAGACGACTGTTCTGCGTGGTGCGCCCGGCTTTGTGAACCCGGTCGTCGATGATCCGTACTCCGTGGGGCTGGTGCATCAGGTGTTGCGTGCCGCCGACGAGGGCAACGCGCTTGCCGCCGACACGTTGTTGCGGGTGGCCGTGACTCGGCTGCTGAGGATCAATGGGGGAACGCTGCCGCAGCGGGTTGTGCGGACGGCGGGGGCCCGGGCGGCCGCACGCGCGCGTGCGGTTCTCGAAGAGCGGATGGTGCGGCCCCCCACTCTGGAACAGCTCGCCGGGGAGCTGGGGACCGGTTCGTTTGCGTTGCTGCGTGCCTTTCGGGACGCCTATGGCATGCCGCCCCACGCGTGGCTCACCGATGTCCGTGTGCGGCGCGCGCGTCGGCTGCTGGACGCGGGAGTCGTGCCCGCCGAGGTCGCGCTCGCCGTGGGCTTCACCGACCAGCCGCACCTCAATCGGCACTTCACCCGGATCGTGGGTGTGCCGCCGGGGGCCTACCAGCGCGAGCGCAAGAACGTACAAGATCCGTAG
- a CDS encoding AzlC family ABC transporter permease — protein sequence MAEETVTADIAADGRSDGSGRSDAAVVRDALGVGVAVGLSGFAFGVTSAGGGLTVLQTCALSLLVFTGASQFALVGALAGGGNPFTAAAGAFFLGVRNAFYGLRLSQLLALPRAVRPFAAQWVIDETTAVALAQSTRRGVRIGFTVTGLSLYVLWNLTTLLGALGAEAIGDTDVWGLDAAGPAVFLALLAPMVRTALERVVACLAVVLGLGLLPVLPAGVPVLVAALSAPVALWADGRRRARTESVGGRDAVEEKR from the coding sequence GTGGCAGAAGAGACAGTTACCGCGGACATAGCGGCGGATGGGCGAAGTGACGGCAGTGGGAGATCCGATGCCGCCGTGGTGCGGGACGCGCTCGGGGTGGGGGTGGCCGTCGGACTCTCGGGGTTCGCCTTCGGAGTGACCTCGGCGGGTGGTGGGCTCACGGTGTTGCAGACCTGTGCTCTGAGTCTTCTGGTGTTCACCGGCGCCTCGCAGTTCGCCCTCGTGGGGGCGCTGGCCGGCGGGGGCAATCCGTTCACGGCCGCGGCGGGCGCGTTCTTCCTCGGGGTGCGCAACGCCTTCTACGGACTGCGTCTGTCGCAGTTGCTGGCCCTCCCGCGCGCGGTGCGGCCGTTCGCCGCTCAGTGGGTCATCGACGAGACCACTGCCGTGGCTCTCGCCCAGTCCACGCGACGCGGCGTGCGCATCGGGTTCACCGTCACCGGACTGTCCCTGTACGTGCTGTGGAACCTGACCACCTTGCTCGGTGCGCTGGGCGCCGAGGCCATCGGTGACACCGACGTGTGGGGTCTCGACGCGGCCGGGCCGGCCGTTTTTCTGGCGTTGCTCGCGCCCATGGTCAGGACAGCACTGGAGCGCGTTGTCGCCTGTCTTGCGGTCGTTCTCGGACTCGGGCTGCTGCCCGTACTGCCTGCCGGTGTTCCCGTGCTGGTGGCTGCGCTGTCAGCCCCTGTCGCCCTGTGGGCCGACGGACGCCGCCGGGCGCGTACGGAGTCCGTCGGCGGGCGTGACGCGGTGGAGGAGAAGCGGTGA
- a CDS encoding AzlD domain-containing protein, whose protein sequence is MNVWIAIGATAVGCYAVKLIGLLIPAGVLERPLVQRLAALVPVALLAALTAQQTFADGRLLVLDAKAAGLAAAGVALLLRAPFLVVVAVAVLVTAGVRAMTG, encoded by the coding sequence GTGAACGTCTGGATCGCCATCGGTGCGACCGCTGTCGGTTGTTATGCGGTGAAACTCATCGGCCTGCTGATTCCCGCGGGCGTTCTGGAGAGGCCGCTCGTCCAGCGGCTGGCCGCCCTGGTGCCCGTCGCCCTGCTGGCGGCCCTGACCGCTCAGCAGACCTTCGCCGACGGCCGTCTCCTGGTGCTGGACGCCAAGGCCGCGGGGCTTGCCGCGGCCGGCGTGGCGCTGCTGCTGCGTGCTCCCTTCCTGGTGGTCGTCGCTGTGGCTGTGCTGGTCACGGCAGGAGTGCGGGCCATGACCGGCTGA
- a CDS encoding DUF3046 domain-containing protein has product MRLTVFWERMSEHFGTEYADTFARDHVMSELGGRTVRQALDAGWEAKDVWRAVCTAVDVPHESR; this is encoded by the coding sequence ATGCGGTTGACGGTCTTCTGGGAGCGGATGTCGGAGCACTTCGGTACGGAGTACGCCGACACCTTCGCGCGCGATCATGTGATGTCGGAACTCGGCGGGCGTACGGTGCGGCAGGCGCTGGACGCTGGCTGGGAGGCGAAGGACGTGTGGCGCGCGGTGTGCACGGCGGTGGACGTTCCCCACGAATCGCGCTGA
- a CDS encoding AI-2E family transporter produces the protein MASTDETAQVGQHASPLGTTPPRPPAGGAAEGGHRMPRWLPRAMVLALTLIACFQLGSWAFHQLTGLLINILIAFFLALAIEPAVSWMSSFGMRRGLATGLVFLITMIVSAGFITLLGSMLAGQIIDIVEDFPKYVESVISWINTTFHTELSRVDIQDSLLRSDWLRKYVQNSATGVLDVSAQVLGGLFQLLTITLFAFYFAADGPRLRRALCSVLPPSRQAEVLRAWEIAVNKTGGYLYSRGLMALISGLAHYVLLEFLGVDYAPVLAVWVGLVSQFIPTIGTYLAGALPMLIAFTVNPWYALWVLVFVVVYQQFENYVLQPKLTARTVDIHPAVAFGSVIAGTALLGAVGALIAIPAVATLQAFLGAYVKRYAVTDDPRVHGRRERVSGNLLKRVRQLLRGGSQEPPPGRDEGPPASS, from the coding sequence GTGGCATCGACAGATGAGACCGCGCAGGTCGGACAGCACGCATCACCGCTCGGCACGACACCTCCGAGGCCCCCGGCCGGAGGTGCGGCCGAGGGAGGCCACCGCATGCCGCGCTGGCTGCCCCGGGCCATGGTGCTCGCCCTGACCCTCATCGCCTGCTTCCAGCTGGGCAGTTGGGCCTTTCACCAGCTGACCGGGCTGCTGATCAACATCCTGATCGCGTTCTTCCTGGCCCTCGCCATAGAGCCCGCGGTGAGCTGGATGTCCTCGTTCGGCATGCGCAGGGGGCTGGCCACCGGTCTCGTGTTCCTCATCACGATGATCGTGAGCGCGGGCTTCATCACGCTGCTCGGCTCGATGCTCGCCGGGCAGATCATCGACATCGTCGAGGACTTCCCGAAGTACGTCGAGTCGGTGATCAGCTGGATCAACACCACTTTCCACACCGAGCTCAGCCGCGTCGACATCCAGGACAGCCTGCTGCGCTCCGACTGGCTCCGGAAGTACGTGCAGAACAGCGCCACCGGTGTCCTGGACGTGTCCGCGCAGGTGCTCGGCGGCCTCTTCCAGCTTCTGACGATCACCCTGTTCGCGTTCTACTTCGCCGCTGACGGCCCGCGGCTGCGGCGCGCGCTGTGCTCGGTGCTGCCTCCGTCCCGCCAGGCGGAGGTCCTGCGCGCCTGGGAGATCGCCGTCAACAAGACCGGCGGGTACCTCTACTCGCGCGGCCTGATGGCCCTCATCTCCGGCCTCGCGCACTACGTCCTGCTGGAGTTCCTCGGCGTGGACTACGCGCCCGTGCTCGCCGTCTGGGTGGGACTGGTCTCGCAGTTCATCCCCACCATCGGTACGTATCTCGCGGGCGCCCTGCCGATGCTGATCGCCTTCACGGTCAACCCCTGGTACGCGCTGTGGGTGCTGGTCTTCGTCGTGGTCTACCAGCAGTTCGAGAACTACGTGCTGCAGCCCAAACTGACCGCCAGGACCGTGGACATCCACCCGGCGGTCGCCTTCGGGTCGGTCATCGCGGGCACCGCCCTGCTCGGAGCCGTCGGCGCGCTGATCGCCATCCCCGCGGTCGCCACCCTGCAGGCCTTCCTGGGGGCGTACGTGAAGCGGTACGCCGTCACGGACGACCCCCGGGTGCACGGGCGTCGCGAACGGGTCTCGGGCAACCTCCTCAAGCGCGTACGGCAACTGCTGCGCGGCGGTTCCCAGGAGCCGCCGCCGGGTCGGGACGAGGGACCCCCCGCCTCTTCCTGA
- the recA gene encoding recombinase RecA gives MAGTDREKALDAALAQIERQFGKGAVMRLGERPNEPIEVIPTGSTALDVALGVGGLPRGRVVEVYGPESSGKTTLTLHAVANAQKAGGQVAFVDAEHALDPEYAKKLGVDIENLILSQPDNGEQALEIVDMLIRSGALDLIVIDSVAALVPRAEIEGEMGDSHVGLQARLMSQALRKITSALNQSKTTAIFINQLREKIGVMFGSPETTTGGRALKFYASVRLDIRRIETLKDGTDAVGNRTRVKVVKNKVAPPFKQAEFDILYGQGISREGGLIDMGVENGFVRKAGAWYTYEGDQLGQGKENARNFLKDNPDLANEIEKKILEKLGVGVKVEEKPAAEPGADAAAASGEGAKTVPAPAAKTVKPKAAAAKS, from the coding sequence ATGGCAGGAACCGACCGCGAGAAGGCGCTCGACGCCGCGCTCGCACAAATTGAACGGCAATTCGGCAAGGGCGCGGTGATGCGCCTCGGCGAGCGGCCGAACGAGCCCATCGAGGTCATCCCCACCGGCTCGACGGCCCTCGACGTCGCCCTCGGCGTCGGCGGCCTGCCGCGTGGCCGAGTGGTGGAGGTGTACGGCCCGGAGTCCTCCGGCAAGACGACCCTGACCCTGCACGCCGTGGCGAACGCGCAGAAGGCCGGCGGCCAGGTGGCCTTCGTGGACGCGGAGCACGCCCTCGACCCCGAGTACGCGAAAAAGCTCGGCGTCGACATCGAGAACCTCATCCTGTCGCAGCCGGACAACGGCGAGCAGGCTCTGGAGATCGTGGACATGCTGATCCGCTCCGGCGCGCTCGACCTCATCGTCATCGACTCCGTCGCGGCCCTCGTGCCGCGCGCGGAGATCGAGGGCGAGATGGGCGACTCGCACGTGGGTCTGCAGGCCCGTCTGATGAGCCAGGCACTGCGGAAGATCACCAGCGCGCTCAACCAGTCGAAGACCACCGCGATCTTCATCAACCAGCTCCGCGAGAAGATCGGCGTGATGTTCGGCTCGCCGGAGACCACGACCGGTGGGCGGGCGCTGAAGTTCTACGCCTCGGTGCGTCTCGACATCCGTCGTATCGAGACCCTGAAGGACGGCACCGACGCGGTCGGCAACCGCACCCGCGTCAAGGTCGTCAAGAACAAGGTCGCGCCGCCCTTCAAGCAGGCCGAGTTCGACATCCTCTACGGGCAGGGCATCAGCCGTGAGGGCGGCCTGATCGACATGGGCGTGGAGAACGGCTTCGTCCGCAAGGCCGGCGCCTGGTACACGTACGAGGGCGACCAGCTCGGTCAGGGCAAGGAGAACGCGCGCAACTTCCTCAAGGACAACCCCGATCTGGCCAACGAGATCGAGAAGAAGATCCTGGAGAAGCTGGGCGTCGGCGTGAAGGTGGAGGAGAAGCCCGCCGCCGAGCCGGGCGCGGACGCGGCGGCTGCTTCCGGAGAGGGCGCGAAGACGGTTCCCGCTCCCGCGGCCAAGACCGTCAAGCCCAAGGCCGCGGCGGCCAAGAGCTAG
- the recX gene encoding recombination regulator RecX, producing the protein MTRRTDWAEYVYPVTPRGQGQGHGGDFGSADRGGVDEGGSVYEDGGPIGAEEPFGPGASGADGASGEYGGERRPVGGRRRGGGGTSRGDGPRDGDGSSGDGSGRGTGEWPYGDGGGGDRDGGARNEGAPGRGGRARRGRGRRNGFGESSGDAQDGGTPFSSRAEKAEPPKDPAEQARAICLRLLTGTARTRKQLADALRKREIPDDVADEVLSRFEEVGLINDGAFADAWVESRHHGRGLARRALAQELRTKGVDPTLIDEAVAQLDSDQEEATARALVARKLRSTRGLDRDKRIRRLAGLLARKGYSQGTALRVVRQALEEEGQGEGEDTEFLGDEEF; encoded by the coding sequence GTGACACGACGAACGGACTGGGCCGAGTATGTCTACCCCGTCACCCCCCGAGGGCAGGGCCAGGGGCACGGGGGAGACTTCGGCTCCGCCGACAGAGGTGGCGTGGACGAAGGCGGCAGTGTGTACGAGGACGGTGGACCGATCGGCGCGGAAGAGCCGTTCGGTCCCGGTGCCTCGGGCGCGGACGGGGCATCCGGCGAGTACGGGGGAGAGCGCCGGCCTGTGGGCGGCCGGCGGCGAGGCGGCGGCGGTACGTCCCGCGGTGACGGTCCGCGGGACGGCGACGGCTCATCGGGCGACGGCTCGGGGCGCGGCACCGGTGAGTGGCCGTACGGCGACGGGGGCGGAGGAGACCGGGACGGCGGGGCGCGGAACGAAGGCGCTCCGGGGCGCGGAGGCCGTGCTCGGCGGGGGCGCGGCCGGCGCAACGGCTTCGGAGAGTCGTCCGGCGACGCACAGGACGGAGGCACCCCTTTCTCGTCGAGGGCCGAGAAGGCGGAGCCGCCGAAGGACCCGGCCGAGCAAGCGCGCGCGATCTGTCTGCGCCTGCTCACCGGGACCGCCCGCACGCGGAAGCAGCTGGCGGACGCGTTGCGTAAGCGGGAGATCCCGGACGACGTGGCGGACGAGGTGCTGTCACGCTTCGAAGAGGTCGGGCTGATCAACGACGGTGCCTTCGCGGACGCCTGGGTGGAGTCCCGCCATCACGGCCGGGGCCTCGCCCGGCGGGCGCTCGCTCAGGAGCTGCGGACCAAGGGCGTGGACCCCACGCTGATCGACGAGGCGGTCGCGCAGCTCGACTCCGACCAGGAGGAGGCGACGGCGCGCGCACTCGTGGCGCGCAAGCTGCGCTCCACGCGCGGCCTCGACCGTGACAAGCGCATACGGCGCCTCGCGGGCCTGCTCGCCCGCAAGGGCTACTCCCAGGGCACGGCGCTGCGGGTGGTCCGCCAGGCGCTTGAGGAAGAGGGCCAGGGAGAGGGCGAGGACACGGAGTTCCTCGGCGACGAGGAGTTCTGA
- a CDS encoding rhodanese-like domain-containing protein — MTTERPEASAPPAAAEHPVGIDELLERVRADLNRVGAAAAHDAARAGDALLVDIRYAALRERDGLIPGALVVERNELEWRLDPRGSHRAPEATSHDLRVVVVCNEGYASSLAAVSLRQLGLHRATDLVGGFQAWRTAGLPVTTTGS, encoded by the coding sequence GTGACGACCGAACGCCCCGAGGCGTCCGCACCTCCCGCGGCGGCCGAACACCCCGTGGGGATCGACGAGTTGCTGGAGCGGGTCCGTGCGGACCTGAACCGCGTCGGGGCGGCGGCCGCCCACGACGCGGCACGGGCGGGTGACGCCCTGCTCGTCGACATCCGGTACGCGGCCCTGCGCGAGCGCGACGGCCTGATTCCCGGCGCGCTCGTCGTCGAGCGCAACGAACTGGAGTGGCGGCTCGACCCGCGGGGCAGCCATCGCGCCCCCGAGGCCACCAGCCACGACCTGCGCGTCGTGGTCGTCTGCAACGAGGGGTACGCGTCGAGCCTCGCGGCCGTCTCCCTGCGGCAACTGGGACTGCACCGGGCCACGGACCTGGTGGGAGGCTTCCAGGCCTGGAGAACGGCGGGACTGCCGGTCACCACGACCGGGTCCTAG